The following coding sequences lie in one Oceanicola sp. 502str15 genomic window:
- a CDS encoding carbohydrate ABC transporter permease, with protein sequence MATAADSRLTPLKIASYGLVLLWLLIAAFPFFWTFWGSFKVQADFLSKADWMNALKGTNTIAQTGSAFTTEAYRGAWVDESFWFNFKNTGIVVFFTVVISLTFGTLGGYALARSGFRYAFWILMAALVFRAMPHITLVSGYLLWFFEWNVWGILPTTIIVLVAINQPFTLWMLHSFFKNIPKDMDESAMVDGCTRFQAFWHVIVPVMWPGVITTGLFSFLLAYNDFTVTVMLLSEQNETIIPAINSFMGTTQVEGKVMYAVAAVVSATAPLFLLIMFFQRQIVSGLTAGAVKG encoded by the coding sequence TCGCCTCCTACGGCCTTGTCCTGCTCTGGCTCCTGATCGCGGCCTTCCCGTTCTTCTGGACCTTCTGGGGCAGTTTCAAGGTGCAGGCCGACTTCCTGTCGAAGGCCGACTGGATGAACGCGCTGAAAGGCACCAACACCATCGCCCAGACCGGCAGCGCCTTCACCACCGAGGCCTATCGCGGCGCCTGGGTCGACGAGAGCTTCTGGTTCAACTTCAAGAACACCGGCATCGTCGTCTTCTTCACCGTGGTCATCTCCCTGACCTTCGGCACACTGGGCGGCTATGCGCTGGCTCGGTCCGGCTTCCGCTATGCATTCTGGATCCTGATGGCCGCGCTGGTGTTCCGCGCCATGCCGCATATCACGCTCGTCTCGGGCTATCTGCTGTGGTTCTTCGAGTGGAACGTCTGGGGCATCCTGCCCACGACCATCATCGTGCTCGTGGCGATCAACCAGCCCTTCACGCTTTGGATGCTGCACTCGTTCTTCAAGAACATCCCCAAGGACATGGACGAGAGCGCCATGGTCGACGGCTGCACCCGGTTCCAGGCCTTCTGGCATGTGATCGTGCCGGTCATGTGGCCGGGCGTAATCACCACCGGGCTGTTCAGCTTCCTGCTCGCCTACAACGATTTCACCGTGACGGTGATGCTCCTGAGCGAGCAGAACGAAACCATCATTCCCGCCATCAACAGCTTCATGGGCACCACGCAGGTCGAGGGCAAGGTGATGTATGCCGTCGCCGCCGTGGTCTCGGCCACCGCGCCCCTGTTCCTGCTGATCATGTTCTTCCAGCGCCAGATCGTCAGCGGCCTGACCGCCGGCGCCGTGAAAGGGTAA
- a CDS encoding ester cyclase, producing the protein MKGSRPEQAVLSRDTDMAKTEETRAVIEAMVDGLNDHRIDDIGQFFAEGFRWMGNEGCGTKTGLQEFQDNWQRPFQAAFSNKSCIDEARLYMGEWAAAFGRQEATHSGPFMGVAPTGKRVTIRYMDFWKVEDGKITDNWVMVDFPHVLAQLGHDVFNGEGWEAFDRGAKVPPRPAN; encoded by the coding sequence ATGAAAGGCTCAAGACCCGAGCAGGCCGTCCTGTCCCGCGACACGGACATGGCCAAAACCGAAGAAACCCGCGCCGTGATCGAAGCCATGGTGGACGGTCTCAATGACCACCGGATCGACGATATCGGCCAGTTCTTTGCCGAGGGCTTCCGCTGGATGGGCAATGAGGGCTGCGGTACCAAGACCGGGCTACAGGAGTTTCAGGACAACTGGCAGCGCCCGTTTCAGGCTGCCTTCTCCAACAAGAGCTGCATCGATGAGGCCCGGCTTTACATGGGCGAATGGGCTGCAGCTTTCGGGCGGCAGGAGGCCACGCATTCCGGCCCCTTCATGGGGGTCGCGCCCACCGGCAAGCGCGTCACCATCCGTTACATGGATTTCTGGAAGGTCGAGGACGGCAAGATCACCGACAACTGGGTGATGGTCGATTTCCCCCACGTGCTGGCCCAGCTGGGCCATGACGTTTTCAACGGCGAAGGCTGGGAGGCCTTCGACCGGGGCGCAAAAGTGCCGCCCCGCCCCGCAAACTGA
- the hisD gene encoding histidinol dehydrogenase encodes MSIERIKTSKPETARAEDDAKVHGIVEAGLADIEARGDAAVREMSQKFDNYNPESFRLTQGQIEGLMSKVAARDMEDIKFAQAQVMNFARAQRDSMKDIEVETLPGVILGQKNIPVQSVGCYVPAGKFPMVASAHMSVATATVAGVPRIVAATAPFRGEPNPAVIAAMHLGGAHEIYALGGIQAIGAMALGTQTIDPVHMLVGPGNAFVAEAKRQLYGRVGIDLFAGPTETMVIADDTVDAELCATDLLGQAEHGYNSPACLITNSRRLAEETLSEIDRLLQVLPTSETARASWEDYGDVVLCETHEEMLQVANDMAYEHVQVMTDRDDWYLENMHSYGALFLGPRTNVANGDKVIGTNHTLPTKKAGRYTGGLWVGKYLKTHSYQKIVTDEAAAMIGEYGSRLCMLEGFVGHAEQCNIRVRRYGGRNVAYGTAAE; translated from the coding sequence ATGAGCATCGAACGGATCAAGACATCAAAACCCGAAACCGCCCGCGCCGAGGATGACGCCAAGGTGCACGGCATCGTGGAGGCGGGCCTCGCCGATATCGAAGCACGCGGCGACGCCGCCGTGCGCGAGATGAGCCAGAAGTTCGACAACTACAACCCCGAGAGCTTTCGGCTGACCCAAGGCCAGATCGAGGGGCTGATGTCCAAGGTCGCCGCCCGCGACATGGAGGACATCAAGTTCGCCCAAGCCCAGGTGATGAACTTCGCCCGCGCCCAGCGAGATTCGATGAAGGATATCGAGGTAGAGACCCTGCCCGGCGTCATCCTCGGCCAAAAGAATATCCCCGTGCAGTCGGTGGGGTGCTACGTGCCCGCCGGCAAGTTCCCGATGGTCGCCTCGGCGCATATGTCGGTGGCAACTGCCACTGTTGCAGGCGTGCCGCGCATCGTCGCCGCCACCGCTCCCTTCAGGGGCGAGCCGAACCCGGCGGTGATCGCCGCCATGCATCTGGGTGGGGCACATGAGATCTACGCGCTCGGCGGCATCCAGGCCATCGGCGCCATGGCGCTGGGCACCCAGACCATCGACCCCGTGCACATGCTCGTCGGCCCGGGCAATGCCTTCGTTGCCGAGGCCAAACGCCAGCTCTACGGCCGCGTCGGCATCGACCTCTTCGCCGGCCCGACCGAGACGATGGTGATCGCCGACGACACCGTGGATGCCGAGCTCTGCGCAACCGACCTGCTGGGCCAGGCCGAACATGGCTACAACTCGCCCGCCTGCCTTATCACCAATTCCCGCAGGCTGGCCGAAGAGACGCTCTCCGAGATCGACCGCCTGCTGCAGGTTCTGCCCACGTCTGAAACCGCGCGCGCCTCCTGGGAGGACTACGGCGACGTGGTCCTCTGCGAGACCCACGAGGAGATGCTTCAGGTCGCCAACGACATGGCCTACGAGCACGTCCAGGTCATGACCGACCGCGACGACTGGTATCTGGAAAACATGCACAGCTACGGCGCGCTGTTCCTCGGCCCCCGCACCAACGTTGCCAACGGCGACAAGGTGATCGGCACCAACCACACCCTGCCGACCAAGAAGGCCGGGCGCTACACCGGCGGGCTCTGGGTGGGCAAGTATCTGAAAACCCACAGCTACCAGAAGATCGTCACCGATGAGGCGGCGGCAATGATCGGTGAATACGGCTCGCGGCTCTGCATGCTTGAGGGCTTCGTGGGCCATGCCGAACAATGCAATATCCGCGTGCGCCGTTACGGCGGGCGCAATGTGGCTTATGGCACGGCGGCAGAGTGA
- a CDS encoding ester cyclase — protein MDEHTANKKALAPLRTAMKDFDEGGVRAALGAVLASDAVIHMPHPFGDFTGPDAFYDACYAPLLDALPDLERRDWIVMAGPDEHGGNWVGCGGHYVGTFAGPWLDIPPTGHLVHMRFHEFYRFEQGRVVEIQTLWDIPEVMMQAGAWPMAPSLGLEFCIPGPATQDGIIPGPWDEGKSRASQQHIINMLTHMKKHPKQGGPEVMEMPRFWHERMTWYGPAGIGTGRGIAGFRNWHQIPFLNGMPDRGQYLDEITYHFFGDGDYAAVTGWPNMVQTVTHDGWMGIAPSGRKITMRSLDFWRLENGRIRENWVMVDILDAYRQLGVDVFARLREFNKTRVPGRIPFPVGEV, from the coding sequence ATGGACGAACACACCGCCAACAAGAAGGCTCTAGCTCCGCTTCGGACGGCGATGAAAGACTTCGACGAGGGGGGTGTCCGCGCAGCCCTCGGCGCAGTCCTTGCCAGCGATGCGGTGATCCACATGCCGCACCCCTTCGGGGACTTCACCGGGCCGGATGCCTTCTATGATGCCTGCTATGCACCCTTGCTCGATGCCCTGCCGGATCTCGAACGCCGCGACTGGATCGTGATGGCCGGGCCAGACGAGCACGGCGGCAACTGGGTCGGCTGCGGCGGGCACTACGTCGGCACCTTTGCCGGCCCCTGGCTCGACATTCCGCCGACCGGGCATCTCGTTCACATGCGCTTCCACGAGTTCTACCGCTTCGAGCAGGGCCGCGTTGTCGAAATCCAGACCCTCTGGGACATTCCCGAGGTCATGATGCAGGCGGGCGCATGGCCAATGGCACCGAGCCTCGGGCTGGAATTCTGCATCCCCGGCCCCGCAACCCAGGACGGGATCATTCCCGGCCCGTGGGACGAGGGGAAATCACGAGCCTCGCAGCAGCATATCATCAACATGCTGACCCACATGAAGAAGCATCCCAAGCAGGGCGGCCCCGAGGTCATGGAAATGCCGCGCTTCTGGCACGAGCGGATGACATGGTACGGCCCCGCGGGCATCGGCACCGGACGCGGGATCGCGGGCTTCCGCAACTGGCACCAGATCCCGTTTCTGAACGGCATGCCCGACCGCGGCCAGTACCTCGACGAGATCACCTATCACTTCTTCGGCGATGGCGATTACGCCGCCGTCACGGGCTGGCCCAACATGGTCCAAACCGTCACCCATGACGGCTGGATGGGCATCGCCCCGTCGGGCCGGAAAATCACCATGCGGTCACTGGATTTCTGGCGCCTGGAAAACGGCAGAATCCGCGAGAACTGGGTCATGGTCGATATCCTCGACGCCTATCGTCAACTCGGGGTCGATGTTTTCGCTCGCCTGCGCGAGTTCAACAAGACCCGCGTGCCCGGCCGCATACCCTTCCCGGTCGGGGAGGTCTGA
- a CDS encoding SDR family NAD(P)-dependent oxidoreductase: MDLPRTPSFRLDGKRALVAGASSGIGQACAVALAEHGANVTLAARSAGKLAELAEALTEAGHAASVLELDVSDVAATEATVAANDPFDILVNSAGLARHSPALKTTEEDFDAASDLNVKGAYFLTRAVAKGLIEAGRPGSLINISSQMAKVGGVDRAVYAATKHAVEGFTKSMAIEWGSLGIRVNTICPTFIMTPLAQQTFERPERRAWVEEKIKLGRIGEVEDIMGAAVFLASDAAALITGTALMVDGGWTSD; the protein is encoded by the coding sequence ATGGACCTGCCCCGCACACCCTCCTTCCGTCTCGACGGCAAACGCGCCTTGGTCGCCGGTGCCTCTTCGGGCATAGGCCAGGCCTGTGCGGTGGCACTGGCCGAGCATGGAGCAAACGTCACCCTGGCCGCGCGTTCAGCGGGCAAGCTTGCAGAACTGGCAGAGGCACTGACGGAAGCCGGGCATGCCGCCTCGGTCCTCGAACTGGATGTCTCCGACGTTGCGGCGACCGAGGCGACTGTTGCAGCTAATGATCCCTTCGACATATTGGTGAACTCTGCCGGTCTGGCCCGCCATTCTCCCGCGCTGAAAACCACGGAAGAGGACTTCGACGCCGCCAGCGACCTCAACGTGAAGGGCGCCTACTTTCTGACCCGTGCGGTTGCCAAGGGGCTGATCGAAGCTGGCAGGCCCGGATCGCTCATCAACATCTCCAGCCAGATGGCCAAGGTCGGCGGGGTTGATCGCGCCGTCTATGCAGCCACCAAGCACGCCGTCGAGGGCTTTACGAAGTCGATGGCCATCGAGTGGGGGTCGCTGGGCATCCGCGTGAACACGATCTGCCCGACCTTCATCATGACGCCGCTTGCCCAGCAAACCTTCGAACGGCCCGAGCGCCGTGCCTGGGTCGAGGAGAAGATCAAGCTGGGCCGCATCGGCGAAGTGGAGGACATCATGGGCGCGGCGGTTTTCCTGGCCTCCGACGCGGCGGCGCTGATCACCGGCACCGCGCTCATGGTGGATGGCGGATGGACGTCGGATTGA
- a CDS encoding LacI family DNA-binding transcriptional regulator, with product MTDTKITSLDVARLAGVSQSAVSRVFTPGASASKKTVDKVRKAAEELGYRPNILARAVVSGKSRIIGLVVAYLENYFYPEALEKLSNALQREGYHVLIFMASQKAGNIDDVVDEMLDYQVDGIVFASVAMSSDIAERCQNAGVPVVQFNRYEDRAGIAAITSDNFGGGRKVAEFLLAGGHERIGHIAGWEGASTQRDRESGFMAGLSAAGRTVFAREVGNFDVDQAREAALAMFDVPAEQRPDALFVGNDHMAFMAMDVIRHELGLSIPGDVSVVGFDDVPPAAWLSYNLTTVRQRANLMVEETVKALLAQIETFDTATATSIALEAPLIVRGSARIPEGWTTT from the coding sequence ATGACCGATACCAAAATAACATCACTCGACGTAGCGCGGCTGGCGGGCGTCAGCCAATCGGCGGTCAGCCGGGTTTTCACTCCCGGGGCCTCGGCCTCCAAGAAAACCGTCGACAAGGTCCGCAAGGCCGCCGAGGAGCTGGGATATCGCCCCAACATTCTCGCCCGCGCCGTGGTCTCCGGCAAAAGCCGGATCATCGGCCTCGTGGTGGCTTATCTGGAGAACTATTTCTATCCCGAGGCGCTGGAGAAATTGTCGAATGCCCTGCAACGCGAAGGCTACCACGTCCTGATCTTCATGGCCTCGCAGAAGGCGGGCAACATCGATGATGTCGTGGACGAGATGCTCGACTACCAGGTCGACGGGATCGTCTTTGCCTCTGTCGCAATGTCCTCCGATATCGCCGAGCGCTGTCAGAACGCAGGCGTGCCCGTGGTGCAATTCAACCGTTATGAGGACCGCGCGGGCATCGCCGCGATTACCTCCGACAACTTCGGCGGCGGCCGGAAGGTTGCCGAGTTTCTCCTGGCTGGCGGGCACGAGCGCATCGGTCATATCGCCGGTTGGGAGGGCGCCTCGACCCAGAGGGATCGGGAGTCGGGCTTCATGGCCGGGCTGTCGGCGGCGGGCCGGACCGTCTTTGCCCGCGAGGTCGGAAACTTCGATGTGGACCAGGCTCGCGAGGCGGCGCTGGCCATGTTCGATGTCCCGGCCGAGCAGCGCCCCGACGCGCTCTTTGTCGGCAACGACCACATGGCCTTCATGGCGATGGACGTGATCCGGCACGAGCTGGGCCTGAGCATCCCCGGCGACGTTTCGGTTGTCGGCTTCGATGACGTGCCGCCAGCCGCCTGGCTGTCCTACAACCTCACCACCGTGCGTCAGCGCGCCAACCTCATGGTCGAAGAGACCGTCAAGGCGCTGCTCGCGCAGATCGAAACATTCGACACCGCAACCGCCACGAGCATCGCGCTGGAGGCGCCGCTGATCGTGCGGGGGTCGGCACGCATTCCCGAAGGATGGACGACGACATGA
- a CDS encoding ester cyclase: MKGFDPKFSDFPDYIIGITKEIWEDRGIATLHDYYAPEIVVRSPASVVVGNQGVIAATMATLAEFPDRTLYGEDVIWSGAPEEGMLSSHRLHSTATHANPGVYGAPTGKRLHYRILADCHAKDNQINDEWLIRDQGAIVRQLGWEPKDYARDLIAREGGPEHCVKPYTPANDVEGPYKGTGNQSEWGERHADVLTRIMNADFTVIPKAYDRGANLYYPGGLDTLSFDGADRFWMGLRASFPNAKFTLHHTIGRDDPMMPPRSALRWTMHGKHEGWGGFGTPTGAEVFVLGISHIEWGALVGGEPRIRREWTLYDETSIWKQILLQTGDL; this comes from the coding sequence ATGAAAGGCTTCGACCCGAAATTCTCCGACTTTCCCGATTACATTATCGGCATCACCAAGGAGATCTGGGAAGATCGCGGCATCGCCACGCTGCACGATTACTACGCGCCCGAGATCGTGGTGCGCTCGCCCGCCTCCGTAGTCGTCGGCAACCAGGGCGTGATCGCCGCGACCATGGCGACGCTGGCCGAGTTCCCCGACCGCACGCTCTACGGCGAGGACGTGATCTGGTCGGGCGCGCCGGAGGAGGGCATGCTCTCCAGCCACCGACTGCATTCTACCGCCACCCACGCCAATCCCGGGGTCTACGGCGCGCCCACCGGCAAGCGGTTGCACTACCGCATCCTCGCCGACTGTCATGCCAAGGATAACCAGATCAACGATGAATGGCTGATCCGCGACCAGGGTGCCATCGTCCGCCAACTCGGCTGGGAGCCCAAGGACTACGCCCGCGACCTTATCGCCCGCGAAGGCGGGCCGGAGCATTGCGTCAAGCCCTACACCCCCGCCAATGATGTCGAAGGCCCCTACAAGGGCACCGGCAATCAAAGCGAATGGGGCGAGCGCCACGCCGATGTGCTCACCCGCATCATGAATGCCGATTTCACCGTGATCCCCAAGGCCTACGACCGCGGCGCCAACCTCTACTATCCCGGCGGGCTGGATACGCTGTCCTTCGATGGGGCAGACCGCTTCTGGATGGGCCTCCGCGCCTCCTTCCCCAACGCGAAATTCACCCTCCACCACACCATCGGCCGCGATGATCCCATGATGCCGCCCCGCTCGGCCCTGCGCTGGACCATGCACGGCAAGCATGAAGGCTGGGGCGGCTTCGGCACGCCCACCGGCGCGGAGGTCTTCGTGCTGGGCATCAGCCACATCGAATGGGGCGCGCTCGTGGGCGGTGAGCCCCGCATCCGCCGCGAATGGACGCTCTATGACGAGACCTCGATCTGGAAGCAGATCCTGCTCCAGACGGGCGACCTCTGA
- a CDS encoding cupin domain-containing protein — MTPHEIETRIVRYGELQPCKTAFIDAHTPGSDQKENFTIIGGGVSESPDQHVHIALAHGFNIGAAGQPPKCRNSLHDHHTAEAFFVLSGRWRFFWGRWGTAGEVVLEEGDIFNIPTGIFRGFENIGTDYGMIMAILGGDDAGGGVMWAPQVIEDAADHGLVLGEDGKLYDTKLQQRLPEGVRPMPLMSEAELAKRPEPSTAEVLPNHVARYWDMVALADKNPCKVIGEHGLLKDKPGFEVDFVTRASASETKHSHDRPSVLMPVKGHWRVDWDGGTTTIAPGDTMSVPEGLAHSAVPSMTGEAALYHIVGTKDPAGPSWTAT; from the coding sequence ATGACCCCGCATGAGATCGAAACCCGCATCGTCCGCTACGGCGAGTTGCAACCCTGCAAGACCGCCTTCATCGACGCCCATACGCCCGGCAGCGACCAGAAGGAGAACTTCACCATCATCGGCGGCGGCGTGTCCGAGTCGCCCGACCAGCACGTTCACATCGCGCTGGCGCACGGCTTTAACATCGGCGCTGCGGGCCAGCCGCCCAAGTGCCGCAACTCGCTGCACGATCACCACACCGCCGAGGCGTTCTTCGTGCTGTCGGGGCGCTGGCGCTTCTTCTGGGGCCGCTGGGGCACCGCAGGCGAGGTGGTGCTGGAAGAGGGCGACATCTTCAACATCCCCACCGGCATCTTCCGCGGTTTCGAGAATATCGGCACCGACTACGGGATGATCATGGCGATCCTCGGTGGCGATGATGCTGGCGGCGGCGTGATGTGGGCCCCGCAGGTGATCGAGGACGCCGCAGATCACGGGCTGGTGCTCGGCGAGGACGGCAAGCTCTATGACACCAAGCTCCAGCAGCGCTTGCCCGAGGGTGTTCGACCGATGCCGCTGATGTCCGAGGCGGAGCTTGCAAAGCGGCCCGAACCCAGCACCGCCGAGGTGCTGCCCAATCACGTCGCCCGCTACTGGGATATGGTGGCCCTGGCCGACAAGAATCCCTGCAAGGTGATCGGCGAACACGGGCTGCTGAAGGACAAACCCGGCTTCGAGGTGGACTTCGTCACCCGCGCGTCGGCCTCTGAGACAAAACACAGCCATGATCGTCCCTCTGTCCTGATGCCGGTCAAGGGCCACTGGCGAGTAGATTGGGACGGCGGCACGACGACAATTGCGCCCGGCGACACGATGTCGGTGCCCGAAGGCCTCGCGCATAGCGCCGTGCCCTCCATGACCGGCGAAGCCGCGCTCTATCACATTGTCGGAACCAAAGATCCCGCCGGCCCGAGCTGGACCGCGACCTGA
- a CDS encoding alpha/beta fold hydrolase, translating to MTPLLFLPGMMCHARLFGAQTAYFSGRRAVHHAPISGAESVQALAASVLAGAPERFALAGLSMGGIVAMEVLRQAPSRVERIALLDTNPLAEAEAVRDRRGPQIEMARAGRMVEVMCDEMMPNYLADAPGTQPLLDLCMEMALSLGPEVFIRQSIALRDRPDQSDTLRAFEGPALVLCGRHDKLCPIERHELMASLFPDATLTIIEDAGHLPTLEQPDATNAALARWLETP from the coding sequence ATGACCCCGCTCCTCTTTCTGCCCGGCATGATGTGCCATGCGCGGCTCTTCGGTGCGCAAACCGCCTACTTCTCGGGCCGCCGCGCCGTGCATCATGCCCCGATATCGGGCGCCGAGAGCGTTCAGGCGCTGGCCGCATCGGTGCTTGCCGGTGCGCCGGAGCGGTTTGCACTGGCCGGTCTGTCGATGGGCGGCATCGTCGCGATGGAGGTGTTGCGACAGGCGCCCTCCCGCGTCGAGCGCATCGCGCTCCTCGATACCAACCCGCTGGCCGAGGCCGAGGCGGTGAGGGACCGGCGCGGTCCGCAGATCGAGATGGCGCGCGCCGGCCGCATGGTCGAGGTCATGTGCGACGAAATGATGCCCAACTACCTGGCTGACGCCCCGGGCACACAGCCGCTGCTCGATCTTTGCATGGAGATGGCCCTCAGCCTCGGGCCAGAGGTGTTCATCCGCCAGTCCATCGCCCTGCGCGACCGCCCCGACCAGAGCGACACCCTCCGCGCTTTCGAAGGCCCGGCGCTGGTACTCTGCGGACGGCATGACAAGCTCTGCCCCATCGAGCGGCACGAGTTGATGGCCAGCCTGTTTCCCGATGCCACGCTCACGATCATTGAGGACGCGGGCCACCTGCCCACCCTCGAACAACCCGACGCAACAAACGCAGCGCTCGCCCGCTGGCTGGAGACACCATGA
- a CDS encoding RraA family protein, producing MTPDLLDLLRRVDTPTVCNAIEVVEGKRGFDRFTRGTVLSSDPGAGAIVGFARTAKIAAIAPPEEPPEVIKTRRMDYYRHMASGPRPALAVVEDLDGADAIGAFWGEINTSVHKGFGLAGALTNGVMRDLGDLPKGFPLIAGSIGPSHAFVHVLEIGTPATVFGLTIGDGELVHADRHGALVIPHDYVIELGAAITKMQGTEAIVLDAARATGFDFESFEAAWSAFEKART from the coding sequence ATGACACCCGACCTTCTCGACCTTCTGCGCAGGGTCGATACGCCCACCGTCTGCAACGCCATCGAGGTGGTCGAGGGCAAGCGCGGCTTTGATCGTTTCACCCGCGGCACGGTCCTCAGCAGCGACCCGGGCGCGGGCGCCATCGTGGGCTTCGCCCGCACCGCCAAGATCGCCGCCATCGCTCCCCCCGAGGAGCCGCCCGAGGTGATCAAGACCCGTCGGATGGACTACTACCGCCACATGGCCTCCGGCCCCCGGCCCGCGCTCGCGGTAGTCGAGGATCTGGACGGCGCAGATGCCATCGGCGCCTTCTGGGGCGAGATCAACACCTCCGTCCACAAGGGGTTCGGCCTCGCCGGGGCATTGACCAATGGTGTCATGCGCGACCTGGGCGACCTGCCCAAGGGTTTCCCGTTGATCGCCGGTTCCATCGGCCCCAGCCATGCCTTCGTCCACGTCCTCGAGATCGGCACGCCAGCCACGGTCTTCGGCCTCACGATTGGCGATGGCGAACTGGTCCACGCCGACCGGCACGGCGCACTTGTGATCCCGCACGATTACGTCATCGAACTGGGGGCAGCGATCACGAAGATGCAAGGCACCGAGGCCATCGTACTCGATGCCGCCCGCGCCACCGGCTTCGATTTCGAAAGCTTCGAGGCCGCATGGTCCGCCTTCGAGAAAGCGCGGACCTGA
- a CDS encoding pirin family protein has product MSWNPTHNPECPLEHAGEIDTLIIPRARDLGGFEVRRALPAPARQMVGPFIFFDQMGPAEFITDGGIDVRPHPHIGLGTVTYLYQGEFEHRDSLGTHQMIYPGEVNWMVAGRGVTHSERTSEETRATQHKLFGIQTWIALPEDREEMAPDFEHHKEAALPQFQDGGATARLILGAAYGKASPVTMQSETFYLDVVLQPGAAFPLPDDHEDRGIYVSKGSIEVSGDTFEAGRMMVFRPGDRISLKAGPLGARLMALGGSTLNEKRYIWWNFVSSSKDRIEQAKEDWKAADWANGPFRLPPGDEQEFIPISAELERTRPRDW; this is encoded by the coding sequence ATGAGCTGGAACCCCACACACAATCCGGAGTGCCCGTTGGAGCACGCCGGGGAGATCGACACGCTCATCATTCCGCGCGCCCGTGATCTGGGGGGCTTCGAGGTGCGCCGTGCCTTGCCCGCCCCTGCGCGGCAGATGGTGGGGCCGTTCATCTTTTTCGACCAGATGGGCCCGGCGGAGTTCATCACGGATGGCGGCATCGACGTGCGCCCCCATCCGCATATCGGCCTCGGCACGGTGACCTATCTCTACCAGGGTGAGTTCGAGCATCGGGACAGCCTTGGCACGCATCAGATGATCTACCCCGGCGAGGTCAACTGGATGGTGGCCGGACGCGGCGTGACCCATTCGGAACGCACCAGCGAGGAGACCCGCGCAACCCAGCACAAGCTGTTCGGCATCCAGACCTGGATTGCCCTGCCCGAGGACCGCGAGGAGATGGCGCCCGACTTCGAGCATCACAAGGAGGCCGCCTTGCCGCAGTTTCAGGACGGCGGGGCCACGGCCCGGCTGATCCTCGGCGCGGCCTATGGCAAGGCGAGCCCTGTCACCATGCAATCGGAAACCTTTTATCTTGACGTCGTGCTCCAACCAGGTGCCGCCTTCCCCCTGCCCGACGATCACGAGGATCGCGGCATCTATGTTTCCAAAGGCAGCATCGAGGTGAGCGGTGACACATTCGAGGCCGGTCGGATGATGGTGTTTCGGCCCGGTGACCGGATTTCGCTCAAGGCCGGGCCGCTGGGGGCGCGGCTCATGGCGCTCGGCGGGTCGACACTGAACGAGAAGCGTTACATCTGGTGGAACTTCGTCTCCTCCTCGAAGGATCGGATCGAGCAGGCGAAGGAAGATTGGAAGGCGGCAGATTGGGCCAACGGGCCTTTCAGGCTGCCGCCGGGAGATGAACAGGAGTTCATTCCGATCAGCGCCGAGCTCGAGCGCACCCGGCCCCGCGACTGGTAG
- a CDS encoding N-acetyltransferase gives MADVEITYTETESKGRYVATTPEAEGEAELTISKVTPTLIIADHTFVPHSMRGIGVARMLADRLIADARRRGERIVPLCPFVRAHALKHREELADVIQW, from the coding sequence GTGGCTGACGTTGAGATCACTTACACCGAGACCGAGAGCAAGGGGCGTTACGTGGCGACCACGCCGGAGGCGGAGGGCGAAGCCGAGCTGACCATCTCCAAGGTCACGCCTACGCTGATCATTGCTGACCATACCTTCGTGCCGCATAGCATGAGGGGCATAGGTGTGGCGCGGATGCTGGCCGATCGGCTGATCGCCGATGCCCGCAGGCGCGGCGAACGGATCGTGCCACTCTGTCCTTTTGTCCGGGCCCATGCGCTGAAGCACCGGGAAGAGCTGGCAGATGTTATCCAGTGGTGA